The proteins below are encoded in one region of Sebastes fasciatus isolate fSebFas1 chromosome 16, fSebFas1.pri, whole genome shotgun sequence:
- the sipa1 gene encoding signal-induced proliferation-associated protein 1 isoform X3 codes for MQSDDLFIRKFRRQNMRPPIATVNFDPKREAGVVEWPPRREADGAEEDSLTPSRVGLTLRSVGRGHIMQRSNSDVTLGDLDSSGKAGGKAARAAGEKVGAGAQGDGGVLLHREYGSLSSLERQTQALEPMPDDQGPLSPNALRFRDPFLLLGLQGNPPEPDGFFRGLSVPVGDSPKPAKPPKPEGLSKKAKPPHIPQPGPYDNLGGGAWVRNFAHYDVQSILFDLTEAATNRDSIGRKKNITSGASAASQLRPLSQATPSSPAQGGGGNGVLADDPEQSLLDEGDGNDNELLLSCPHFRNETGGDEQVGLSRSQWRRGLWSSLRTPNDAVSVLEEPRESHVQQQGKSNYFIEHADLGAHYYRKYFYMKEHQNFFGMDDRLGPVAISFRRDEKDGSSGAQYNYRIIFRTTEMKTLRGSILEESVPSAARHTTPRGLSPKRLLEFIMPELNLHCLRLASNSPKVRDTLLKLDEQGLNFQRKVGVMYCRAGQSSEEDMYNNESSGPAFEEFLDLLGERVRLKGWEKYRAQLDIKTDSTGTHSLYTRYQDYEIMFHVSTMLPYTANNTQQLLRKRHIGNDIVTIVFQEPGALPFTPKSIRSHFQHVFIIIQVHEPCTENTYYRVAVTRSKDMPLFGPLFPKGARFPRSLAFRDFLLAKAVNAENAAEKSEKFRSMATRTRQEYLKDLAENYVTTTPIDSSTKFPLLSLGGKRKDKLKGAKGAELHSAGALVWAVMVNCGDDGEAGELRLPCLLGVSAESVVLIERCTRRVVFNCSCRDVIGWKAVTETKEGGPCLDIFYERGESVSISVMETQAEDIREVVQRLELVTRGCEALEVTPLRDGVGQPGFLMNEEGFVTELQRFCYAESGGLQLWARVVRLCGHSLVHLSPDERTRLLRTAHKIHITVIPPDENGKPRRSFSELYQKAINDAECKPGEDQSGEAWVLDEREEEEEEEEEEEVVVVEEVEVVEEEEEDKLKASGVNEADVTEVQVEAEEGGGQSCDIGQSERSLGPLLTPPSLPLIRATSLQDHPANQSQEGSGSQLTRSCSLERQPSYRDTCDGHVYDNVVLKGERHIYENIGELRDATPDLILAVKPKVPLEDEQFTAAEFGDDSASVSDSSSRLSCLDRAERNSRALSLHNSITKILSETTDSTEEEWQSIADLATACRGILEALSREDRKAADPSQAGADQTDGKLRDSKERPPRREGVTAGVHAEETAG; via the exons ATGCAGTCAGATGACCTCTTCATCCGCAAGTTTCGCCGTCAGAACATGCGGCCGCCTATCGCCACCGTCAACTTTGACCCCAAACGGGAAGCGGGTGTAGTGGAGTGGCCGCCGAGGAGGGAGGCCGATGGAGCCGAGGAAGACAGCCTCACTCCGAGCCGCGTGGGGCTGACGCTGAGGTCGGTGGGCCGGGGCCACATCATGCAGAGGAGTAACAGCGATGTAACCTTAGGAGACTTGGACTCCTCCGGGAAGGCGGGGGGGAAAGCGGCCCGGGCGGCTGGCGAGAAGGTGGGTGCGGGGGCTCAGGGAGACGGGGGCGTGCTGCTACACAGGGAATACGGCAGCCTGTCCTCACTGGAGAGACAGACTCAAGCCCTGGAGCCGATGCCAGACGACCAGGGGCCCCTGAGTCCAAACGCCCTCCGCTTCAGAGACCCTTTCCTGCTTTTAGGCCTGCAGGGCAACCCTCCGGAGCCTGACGGGTTCTTTCGGGGTCTGTCTGTTCCCGTAGGGGACTCCCCAAAACCTGCCAAGCCGCCAAAGCCTGAAGGTCTAAGTAAGAAGGCCAAACCCCCTCATATTCCTCAACCAGGTCCGTATGACAACCTCGGGGGCGGCGCCTGGGTGAGGAACTTTGCCCACTACGACGTTCAGAGCATCCTGTTTGACCTCACCGAAGCGGCCACGAACAGAGACAGCATCGGACGGAAAAAGAACATCACCTCAGGAGCGTCGGCCGCCTCCCAGCTGCGCCCCCTCTCCCAAGCCACCCCGTCCTCACCCGCACAGGGCGGTGGAGGCAACGGGGTCCTCGCAGATGACCCCGAGCAGTCGCTGCTGGACGAAGGCGACGGCAACGACAACGAGCTCCTGCTCAGCTGCCCCCACTTCCGCAATGAGACGGGGGGAGACGAGCAGGTGGGTCTGAGTCGATCCCAGTGGAGGCGGGGACTCTGGTCGAGCCTGCGAACCCCCAATGATGCGGTGTCGGTCCTGGAGGAACCCAGAGAGAGTCACGTCCAGCAGCAGGGCAAGAGCAACTACTTTATAGAGCACGCAGACCTGGGAGCCCATTACTATCGCAAATATTTCTACATGAAAG AACACCAGAACTTCTTCGGCATGGACGATCGCCTCGGTCCGGTGGCCATCAGTTTCCGTCGAGACGAGAAAGACGGATCCAGCGGAGCTCAGTACAATTACAGAATCATCTTTCGCACCACAGAG ATGAAGACACTGCGAGGTTCCATCCTGGAGGAGTCCGTGCCTTCCGCCGCCCGTCACACGACCCCCAGGGGCTTGTCTCCCAAGAGGCTGCTGGAGTTCATCATGCCTGAGCTGAACCTGCACTGCCTTCGCTTGGCATCAAACTCCCCCAAGGTCCGGGACACCCTGCTGAAACTGGACGAACAGGGG CTGAATTTCCAGCGAAAGGTTGGGGTGATGTACTGCCGGGCCGGGCAGAGCTCGGAGGAAGACATGTACAACAACGAGAGCTCGGGCCCGGCGTTTGAGGAGTTCCTGGATCTGCTCGGGGAACGCGTGCGGCTGAAGGGCTGGGAGAAATACCGAGCTCAGCTGGACATCAAGA cggACTCAACCGGGACACACTCCCTCTACACGCGCTACCAGGACTATGAGATTATGTTTCATGTGTCCACGATGCTGCCCTACACGgccaacaacacacaacag TTGCTGAGGAAGCGACACATCGGTAACGACATCGTGACGATCGTGTTCCAGGAGCCCGGCGCTCTGCCCTTCACTCCAAAGTCCATCCGCTCCCATTTCCAACATGTCTTCATCATCATTCAGGTTCATGAGCCCTGCACGGAAAACACCTACTACAG ggTAGCTGTGACACGCTCTAAAGACATGCCTCTATTTGGTCCGCTGTTCCCCAAGGGCGCCCGATTCCCTCGCTCGCTTGCCTTCAGAGACTTCCTCCTGGCGAAGGCAGTGAATGCTGAAAACGCAGCGGAGAAGTCGGAGAAGTTCCGCTCCATGGCCACCCGCACGCGGCAGGAATACCTGAAGGACCTGGCTGAAAACTATGTGACCACCACGCCCATTGACTCGTCCACCAAGTTCCCCCTGCTCTCTCTGGGAGGCAAGCGCAAAGACAAGCTGAAGGGCGCCAAGGGGGCCGAGCTGCACAGTGCCGGGGCGCTGGTGTGGGCCGTGATGGTCAACTGCGGAGATGATGGGGAGGCGGGAGAGCTCAGGCTCCCCTGTCTGCTCGGGGTGTCGGCTGAGTCGGTGGTGCTCATTGAGAGGTGCACACGCAGGGTTGTGTTTAACTGCTCCTGTCGAGATGTCATCGGCTGGAAGGCGGTGACGGAGACTAAGGAGGGGGGTCCCTGCTTGGATATCTTCTATGAGCGCGGGGAGTCGGTGTCAATCAGTGTGATGGAGACCCAGGCGGAGGATATACGAGAGGTGGTGCAGAGGCTAGAG CTGGTGACGCGGGGCTGCGAGGCTCTAGAGGTAACCCCCCTGCGCGACGGAGTCGGGCAGCCCGGCTTCCTGATGAACGAGGAGGGCTTCGTGACGGAGCTGCAGCGGTTCTGCTACGCCGAGAGCGGAGGCCTGCAGCTGTGGGCTCGCGTGGTGCGGCTGTGCGGACACTCGCTGGTTCACCTGAGCCCCGACGAGAGGACCAGGCTGCTGCGCACCGCGCACAAGATCCACATCACTGTCATCCCGCCGGACGAAAACGGCAAGCCTCGCAG AAGTTTCTCTGAGCTGTACCAGAAAGCCATCAACGACGCGGAGTGTAAACCTGGCGAGGATCAGTCTGGAGAGGCCTGGGTGCTGGAcgagagggaagaagaggaagaggaggaggaggaggaggaggtggtggtggtggaggaggtggaggtggtggaggaggaggaggaggacaagctGAAGGCGAGTGGGGTCAACGAAGCAGACGTGACGGAGGTACAGGTGGAGGCCGAAGAGGGCGGAGGGCAGTCGTGTGATATAGGTCAAAGTGAGAGAAGTCTTGGCCCGCTCCTCACGCCGCCCAGCTTACCGTTGATACGAGCCACTTCTCTTCAGGACCATCCGGCCAATCAGAGCCAGGAGGGCAGCGGCTCGCAGCTCACACGCAGCTGCTCTTTGGAGAGGCAGCCGTCCTACAGGGATACGTGTGATGG GCACGTGTACGACAACGTGGTGCTGAAGGGTGAACGCCACATCTACGAGAACATCGGCGAGCTGAGAGACGCCACACCTGATCTGATCCTGGCTGTCAAACCCAAGGTTCCCCTGGAGGACGAACAG ttcacGGCCGCTGAGTTTGGTGATGACAGCGCTTCGGTGAGTGACTCGTCTTCCCGGTTGTCATGTTTAGACCGAGCTGAAAGAAATTCACGAGCCCTAAGTCTTCATAACTCCATCACCAAGA TTCTCTCAGAGACGACAGATTCGACTGAGGAGGAGTGGCAGTCCATCGCTGACCTGGCCACAGCCTGCCGCGGCATCCTGGAGGCTTTGTCACGAGAGG ACCGTAAAGCCGCAGACCCCTCCCAAGCAGGAGCAGACCAGACAGACGGAAAGCTGAGAGACTCAAAGGAGAG GCCACCTAGAAGAGAAGGTGTCACAGCTGGAGTCCATGCTGAAGAGACTGCAGGATGA